GGAGGAGAGAACTCTTCTTATAACCTTTCGGTTGGATACTTTGATCAAGAAGGAATGATTAAGGGAACTGGAATTCAAAGGTATTCATTTAGATTAAATACTGATTTTGAAAAAGGCAAATTTAGATTTTCGCCGAATGTTTCTTATACGAAACAAAAAGATCAGTATGAAACTACGAGTTTCACAGATGCTCAAAGAATGTTGCCTATTGTTCCAGTTTATGACGAAAGCAAATCAAGTGGTTATGGATATGGTTATTTGGATGGAAGAAACCCTGTAGGTGATATTGACTTGAAAACATCTGATGGTGAAACGGACTATGCTAACATCAATTTGAAGGTTGACTATCAGGTGATCGAAGATCTGAAGTTTACGGTGAGAGGAGGAATGGAAAAGACGGATTATTTCGGTTATTATCGCCATGCGCCTCACCAGATCTCATTGCAACAAGGAACTGATGATGCTGTGCATAAACTAGAAGATAACAATTCGAAAAGACTAAATCTGGTAGGTGAAGCATTTGCTACATATAACAAGAGTCTGGATAAGCATAGATTTTCTTTGATGGCAGGTACTTCTACAGAGGATAGATGGTATCGTAATTCTTATGTAACTATAGTTGGCAGAGATCAAGATGGAAATTCTGCTGGTTTTCCTAATGAGAATGGATCCACAATTGACGCAGGCCAAGGTGGAACATATAAGGCTGAGGGCTATGAAGAAAGAATACGTTACGTGTCTTTTTTTAGTAGAATAAACTACGCTTTTGATGATAAGTATATGGTGCAAGCATCCTTGAGGCAAGATGCTTCTTCTAAATTTGGTAGCAAAAATAGATGGGGAACTTTTCCATCAGTATCATTAGGATGGAATTTGCATAAAGAGTCATTTTTGGAAAATGTTGAGTTGATCTCTCAGTTGAAATTAAGAGGGGGGTATGGTGTTTTAGGTAATGATAGGTCTTTAGGAGCTTATAGCAAAACGGCAAGGTTTTATAGTGGAGGCTATCAAACAGCATATCCTATAGGAGTTGATGAAAGAATTGTGACTCCGGTATATAGCAAGGATCTTCAAAATGATGAATTGAGATGGGAGCAAACTATTGATATGAATATCGGATTTGATTTCGGATTATTCAACGATAAGCTTACAGGTTCTATAGAGTACTTTGACAAAGAAACAGAAGATATTTTAATGAGGACTTTAGTGTCTCCAAGCTCTGGAAAAGATGACCCATACACAAACCTAGGTAGCATGAAAAATAGCGGGTTTGATATGTCATTGACTTATCGCGATAGAATAAATGACTTTAGTTATTCAGTGACAGGGACATTGTCAACTTTGAAAAATGAGATAACTAAATTGAACAGCGCGGATGAAAAAATCTATGGTTATGATATTGCTTACAGGGGATCAGTTACGAGAACGTCTGTAGGCGAGCCTATATCCGCATTTTATTTATTGCAAGCTGATGGAATTTTCCAAAATATGGATGAAATATATGCTCATACTTCCACAGTGAATGGAGAGGCTGTGATAGTGCAACCAAACGCTAAGCCAGGGGATGTAAGATATAAAGATATTAATGGCGATGGTGTGTTGAATGATGAGGATAATATGTATAGCGGAAAATATTTGCCTGATTTGACTTATAGCTTTAATGTAAATTTAGGTTATAAGAATTTTGACCTTAGCATGTTCTTTCAAGGAGTCGCGGGAAATCAAATTTACAATGTTCAGAAACTGTACACTGAAGGCGTAGGTATGACAACTAGACAAGCTGTTAGTCAAGAAGCTGCTACAAACTATTGGTCAGAGAGTAATACAAACACAAATATTCCAAGACCGGCATTGAATGCGGTAGATAATGCTAGACATTCCACACGATTTTTAGAAGATGGAGATTACTTAAGGTTGAAGAATATTCAAATAGGATATGTACTTCCTAAAGCTATTTTGGAAAAAATTAATATTGAAAGATTAAGAGTTTTTGTAAGTGCTGATAACCTTTTCACAATTACAAAATACACAGGAATGGATCCTGAGATCAACTCTAGAATTACAAATACATCAACAGATAGGTTGAATGCTTATACTTTGGGAGTTGGTTATCCTGGCTATCCAATGGGCAAGACGTTCTTGATGGGAGTGCAACTGAATTTTTAATCTGGATTAAAAACTAAGAAAATGAAATTAAAAAATATATTTTATTCTTTATTGTTTTGTTCTTGTTTCAGTATGGGTTGCGAAGATCATCTGAAATTAGAAGACCCTACTAGCCTTAATGCGGATTCATATTGGCGCAACGAAGCAGATGTTTCAAATACATCTTTGGCTATGTATTCAATGTTGACACCAGGAGGTTGGAGATACCATGAGTATTATATTGTGCCAGGAATTTTAAGAGGAGATGATGTGGCAGCTTTGCCGGGAGCAACTCAATATGACTATATTGCTAATGTTCCTTATTTTAATAATAAACCTTCTAATCCTTGCGCTGATCAAGTGTGGAACAAGATGTACGACGTTATAGGTCAAGCTAATCAGATCTTAAGATATGTCGACGGTGTTGAGATGAGTGATGAAAGCAAGGAAAGGTATAAAGCTGAAGCAAGAGCTATGAGAGCGTACGCTCATTATGAATTGCTGAGAAGTTTTCATCAGATCGTTATTGCGGATGCTGATCCGGACGGGTTGGATCAATTGAACCGCCCTTTGAGCACAAGAGAGGAAGCATGGAATTTTATTGAGACAGAATTAGAGTCTGTAATTTCTGTTTTGCCTAAAGAATGGGATGATTCGGAGTTTGGCCGTATAACAGCGGGAGCAGCTCAAGCTTTTTTGGGGACAGCGTATTTGTACCAAGGCAAATGGGCTGAAGCTGAAAAGGAGCTTAAGGCTGTTATTAATAATTACAATTATTCATTAGAGCAGAATTACTCTACATTATTTGATGGAAGCAATGAGAATAGCTCTGAGATAATATTTTCACAAAGATTTACATTGCAAGAGAATGGTACTGCTTACAAGTACAACCAGATGGCAATTGCCAATCATGCGGATGGATGGTATATGTGGAAACCTTCTGATTATTTGATGGCTGCATTTAGAGAAGAGGAAACAACAGATGGCTCTTATGACAAGCGTATGTTTGGATCTGTCCTATGGTATGAAGAAGGAGTGGACGTTGAGTTTGATGGAGAGTTGTATACTTTGGAAAATTCTTGTTTTAGAAAGTATACTGAAAATAATACAGCTGTAAGCTCAGGAAGATCATTTGCTGATTATATAACCATGAGATATTCGGATGTATTATTGATGTTGGCCGAAGCATTGAATGAGCAAAATAAAAATGATGAAGCATTGCCATATTTAAATCAGATTCGTCAAAGAGCAGGTTTGGAAAACTTTTCTAATTCTGATCAAAATAATTTGAGACAGCAGATTAGAAAACAACGATTGTTGGAATTTTGCTTGGAGAGTAAGCGATTTTATGATTTGGTTAGGTGGGGTAATGTGAAGGAGCAGTTAACCAAAGCAGGTCATGCTGGAGCTGATAATTTTAAAATAGGCATTCATGACTACTTTCCAGTTCCTCTTTCCGAAACTAATAATAACCCTAGCGTAGATCCTACTCCAGGCTTTTAATTTCTAGAAAACTATGAAAAGAAATATATATAAATTAGGCTTGATAGCTCTTACTGTTTTTGGAGGTTTATCGTTCCAATCCTGTGAAGAGGTGCCTGTATATGAGCAAGAATATACTTCAGTAGTAGTGCTTAATGATCATGAGTCTACTGTTGTAAGTGAAATAGATGTTAATTCTGATGAAAATCAAGTATTTACTACAACAGTAAAACTATTAAAAGAAGAATATACTAATCTTGACAAAGATGTGAATGTCGAGTTGGTTATTGATTCCACTTCAACAATCATTGAAAATGGAATAGTAAGTATCGAGCCTAGTAATTTTACCATTGGACCAAATAGTCAGAGTGTTGAAGTAAAAGTGACTGTTTCTCCAGAGGCTTACAGAGGTAGTTACTCCAATCAAACTTTGATTAAGTTGAAAAGTGATTCGGAGGATTTGTCACCCATGATTGGTGGCTGGACCTTCAAACCAGGAATTATTAATTCTTCAGAATGGGTTGGACCATTTGAAACATTGGTATGGAATCATGGTGGAGAAAATGTAGGGAATGAAGAAGCCTTTGACTGGTCATATTACGCAAGACTTGAGGAGCATAATGACCCAGATAAGATGATCATCAAAAACTTCTGGAATGCAGAGGGTGATGGAGGAAGTGATATCTTGATAAGATTTGAAGGAAAAACTTCAGGTTATGTGATTGTGTCGGATGATAGTGATGAAGAGTTTCAAAATGTTGTGAGTCACTGGTGGGATCCAAACCCGATGGTGGTAGTGAACGATACGATTGGTACCTTTAAAATCGAGGGTAATGATAAGATTATTGATATAGCTTATCACCTTGAGTCCACTTTTCCTGATGGGTATGTGTGGACCTCGGATGAAATCATAAGAATGAAGAAGCTTGATTTATCATCATTAGAAGGTATTATTCATCATGATTGGGTAGCCTCAGGCAACTCTTTTGCAAATGATGAGGAAAATACTTGGACTTATATGGACTTGTGGTCGGGCGACTTATCTTGGGGCGGTACTGGCACTACATTCGATTTATGGAGAAATAGTGTGAAAAATGGTCAAAACTATGATGCTCATATTTTATATGTTTATGATCAATCTGTAATAGGAGTTGTTGATGCTGGACAACCAACTTTGACGCTTTTAGAAGAAGGAGTTGAAATAGGCCCTGATTCTGAATGGGTTAAGCCAGAGTCAGGAGGACAGGATCATTATCCTATTGTTTCCACACCTTCACTGACAGATAGTCATGGAAAAACGGTTTATTTGGGAGTGAAAATTAATAATATTTACGATCCTTCATATGTTCATTATGGTTGGATAAGATGTGAAATTTCAGCAGATGGCATGACTGTTACATATTTGGATGCAGCATTTAATCAAAAGCCGGAAACATCAATTTTAGCAGGACAGAAATCAAATTAATGATTTTTAATTTATATAGAAAGGCGAAGAATGAAGATTCTTCGCCTTATATATTTATGATTAGTTAATGTCGTTTTGTTAAGGTTTTGAACCTAATTTTTTTTCATTTAGCTTCGTTGTCAGAGTCTAAACATCAAATGCAGATCAATGATATACGGACATGGAGATGATCGTTACCAATATGGAAATGATATAATAGCAAATTTCAGCACCAATGTTTGGAGCGGAGATATGCATCCGCAAGTCAAGAAAGCGATGCTTCGGGCGGTGGAATTATCACAAGCTTACCCTTCACCTAATGCGGATGAACTTGCTGATATTATCGCTGATTTTCATCTTTTGAATTCTGAAAGTGTTTTGGTATGCAATGGTGCCACGGAAGCTTTTTATTTGATTGGGCATGCTTTCAAGGGAAAAACGGCGACGATATTTTATCCAACTTTTGCGGAGTATGAAGATGCTTGCGCTAAGCATGATATTGCCTTGGAGTTTCACCCT
The Aureibacter tunicatorum DNA segment above includes these coding regions:
- a CDS encoding TonB-dependent receptor is translated as MLEFYSNKGRRISKLLFASSLPLMLMQAPSVYSKSSNVMEIAVESRQNEKTISGSVKDSNGEPLPGVNVIVKGTSNGTITDFDGNFRVDLSSEDAILVFSFVGYKSQEIIIGSKSIVNVVLESDYTQLNEIVVVGYGVQKKSDVTSSVVSVDAEEMKKVSVPNAASMLQGRASGVIVTTSGEPGAAPNVTIRGMSSLGGGSPLYVVDGVPTNSYYLDPSNIESMEILKDAAAASIYGTRAASGVILITTKRGAKNQGMKVDFDASFGIQNPTNLQEMANSSEYLAFDKVLHENAGQTTDLDLEGQDIPDTDWQKEIQNKNAFQQKYNLGLHGGGENSSYNLSVGYFDQEGMIKGTGIQRYSFRLNTDFEKGKFRFSPNVSYTKQKDQYETTSFTDAQRMLPIVPVYDESKSSGYGYGYLDGRNPVGDIDLKTSDGETDYANINLKVDYQVIEDLKFTVRGGMEKTDYFGYYRHAPHQISLQQGTDDAVHKLEDNNSKRLNLVGEAFATYNKSLDKHRFSLMAGTSTEDRWYRNSYVTIVGRDQDGNSAGFPNENGSTIDAGQGGTYKAEGYEERIRYVSFFSRINYAFDDKYMVQASLRQDASSKFGSKNRWGTFPSVSLGWNLHKESFLENVELISQLKLRGGYGVLGNDRSLGAYSKTARFYSGGYQTAYPIGVDERIVTPVYSKDLQNDELRWEQTIDMNIGFDFGLFNDKLTGSIEYFDKETEDILMRTLVSPSSGKDDPYTNLGSMKNSGFDMSLTYRDRINDFSYSVTGTLSTLKNEITKLNSADEKIYGYDIAYRGSVTRTSVGEPISAFYLLQADGIFQNMDEIYAHTSTVNGEAVIVQPNAKPGDVRYKDINGDGVLNDEDNMYSGKYLPDLTYSFNVNLGYKNFDLSMFFQGVAGNQIYNVQKLYTEGVGMTTRQAVSQEAATNYWSESNTNTNIPRPALNAVDNARHSTRFLEDGDYLRLKNIQIGYVLPKAILEKINIERLRVFVSADNLFTITKYTGMDPEINSRITNTSTDRLNAYTLGVGYPGYPMGKTFLMGVQLNF
- a CDS encoding RagB/SusD family nutrient uptake outer membrane protein, whose protein sequence is MKLKNIFYSLLFCSCFSMGCEDHLKLEDPTSLNADSYWRNEADVSNTSLAMYSMLTPGGWRYHEYYIVPGILRGDDVAALPGATQYDYIANVPYFNNKPSNPCADQVWNKMYDVIGQANQILRYVDGVEMSDESKERYKAEARAMRAYAHYELLRSFHQIVIADADPDGLDQLNRPLSTREEAWNFIETELESVISVLPKEWDDSEFGRITAGAAQAFLGTAYLYQGKWAEAEKELKAVINNYNYSLEQNYSTLFDGSNENSSEIIFSQRFTLQENGTAYKYNQMAIANHADGWYMWKPSDYLMAAFREEETTDGSYDKRMFGSVLWYEEGVDVEFDGELYTLENSCFRKYTENNTAVSSGRSFADYITMRYSDVLLMLAEALNEQNKNDEALPYLNQIRQRAGLENFSNSDQNNLRQQIRKQRLLEFCLESKRFYDLVRWGNVKEQLTKAGHAGADNFKIGIHDYFPVPLSETNNNPSVDPTPGF